The Halobacillus amylolyticus nucleotide sequence CCCCTTCGGAAATCCAAGGAGAAGAAGGTGTCATGATCATCCCAAACATTTCAGAACCAAAACATGTTGAGATTCGATTTAATAATGGCACCGCTGAAATCCTAGCTAATCAGGGAGAGCTCCCACCAATGTATTATGAGCTACAAGAATTTATTGCCCTTGCTAAAGAAGGCAAGACTCAGTCCGCTGTTAATTCTCATGAAAACACGTTGATTACCGCCCAAATTTTGCAGGAAGCGCGCAGGCAAATGGGGATTAGTTATCCCGCCGATCAGAACTAGAATAGATGTAAACGAACATTCCTATATAAAAGGACGTTCGTTCACGTATAACTAAACCTTTTGTTCCACTTCCTCCTCATTGATTATATCTGCCATCTCGCTTTTTTTCATAATTTCTAGGAATGAAGCGGTGGTTTGGCCGTATGGAGTAATCTGATATTCTACCTTAGGGGGCATTGTTTCGTAATCAATGCGTTCGATCAGCCCATCTTCAATAAGCTTGTGGAGCTCTCTTGATAGGATGCGTGAGGAAA carries:
- a CDS encoding winged helix-turn-helix transcriptional regulator, whose amino-acid sequence is MKEVETGIDITLEVVCGKWKGLILWKLLHEEAVRFNELRRSIDGDISSRILSRELHKLIEDGLIERIDYETMPPKVEYQITPYGQTTASFLEIMKKSEMADIINEEEVEQKV